One window of the Saccopteryx bilineata isolate mSacBil1 chromosome 2, mSacBil1_pri_phased_curated, whole genome shotgun sequence genome contains the following:
- the LOC136323906 gene encoding immunoglobulin lambda-1 light chain-like produces MRAGECQPPSAPSVTLFPPSSEELSSNKATLVCLVSDFYPGSVQVAWKANGSPVTQGVETTKPSKQSNNKYVASSYLSLTPDKWKSSSSYSCQVTHEGSTECWVFGGGTQLTILGQPKSAPSVTLFPPSSEELSGNKATLVCLVSDFYPGSVQVAWKANGSPVTQGVETTKPSKQSNNKYAASSYLSLTPDKWKSSSSYSCQVTHEGSTVEKTVVPSECS; encoded by the exons ATGAGGGCAGGGGAAT GTCAGCCCCCGTCCGCACCCTCCGTCACTCTGTTCCCGCCCTCCTCTGAGGAGCTCAGCAGCAACAAGGCCACACTGGTGTGTCTCGTCAGTGACTTCTACCCAGGCAGCGTGCAGGTGGCCTGGAAGGCCAATGGCAGCCCCGTCACCCAGGGCGTGGAGACCACCAAGCCCTCCAAACAGAGCAACAACAAGTACGTGGCCAGCAGCTACCTGAGCCTGACGCCCGACAAGTGGAAATCCAGCAGCAGCTACAGCTGCCAGGTCACGCACGAGGGGAGCACCGAA TGTTGGGTGTTCGGCGGAGGGACCCAGCTGACCATCCTAG GTCAGCCCAAGTCAGCGCCCTCGGTCACTCTGTTCCCGCCCTCCTCTGAGGAACTCAGCGGCAACAAGGCCACACTGGTGTGTCTCGTCAGTGACTTCTACCCAGGCAGCGTGCAGGTGGCCTGGAAGGCCAATGGCAGCCCCGTCACCCAGGGCGTGGAGACCACCAAGCCCTCCAAACAGAGCAACAACAAGTACGCGGCCAGCAGCTACCTGAGCCTGACGCCCGACAAGTGGAAATCCAGCAGCAGCTACAGCTGCCAGGTCACGCACGAGGGGAGCACCGTGGAGAAGACAGTCGTCCCCTCAGAGTGTTCCTAG